In Natronococcus occultus SP4, the following proteins share a genomic window:
- the pstC gene encoding phosphate ABC transporter permease subunit PstC, whose protein sequence is MGATETSPDDSSRLDRRLLLERLSSYWIGGAGLFAIALFGLIVLTLVQQSIPIVSEYSLFQMMTSANWDPAQNEFGFLPAIVGTIYVTVLSMAMGTPLAILAAIYIAEYAEGRTKVLVSSFIDVLAAIPSVIFGLVGLIVVVPFVGDYLAPALGAHSIGLGIVTVSLVMAIIVTPFMISLSVESLEALPDELRESSLGVGATKWETIRTVLLRAAGPGIFSAILLGFGRVFGATIVPAMLIGGQTAIPEGPFDAGETLPTLIVNDFGELMSIPLTQSALILVGLTLLVVVWIFNFGAMLIRRRLQRRWQY, encoded by the coding sequence ATGGGGGCGACCGAAACCAGCCCGGATGACTCGAGTCGGCTCGACCGACGGCTCCTGCTCGAGCGACTGAGCTCCTACTGGATCGGCGGCGCGGGACTGTTCGCGATCGCGCTGTTCGGGCTGATCGTCCTGACGCTCGTCCAGCAGTCGATCCCGATCGTCTCCGAGTACTCGCTGTTCCAGATGATGACCTCGGCGAACTGGGACCCCGCCCAGAACGAGTTCGGGTTCCTGCCGGCAATCGTCGGTACGATCTACGTCACCGTCCTCTCGATGGCGATGGGGACGCCGCTGGCGATCCTCGCGGCGATCTACATCGCCGAGTACGCCGAGGGACGGACGAAGGTGCTGGTCTCGTCGTTCATCGACGTCCTCGCGGCGATCCCGAGCGTGATCTTCGGGCTCGTCGGCCTGATCGTCGTCGTTCCCTTCGTCGGCGACTACCTCGCGCCGGCGCTTGGCGCCCACAGCATCGGGCTCGGCATCGTGACGGTGAGTCTGGTGATGGCGATCATCGTCACTCCCTTCATGATCTCGCTGTCCGTCGAGTCCCTCGAGGCGCTGCCCGACGAACTCCGCGAGTCCTCGCTGGGCGTCGGCGCGACGAAGTGGGAGACGATACGCACGGTTCTACTGCGGGCCGCGGGGCCGGGAATCTTCTCTGCGATCCTGCTCGGCTTCGGTCGGGTCTTCGGTGCGACGATCGTTCCAGCAATGTTGATCGGCGGCCAGACGGCGATCCCCGAAGGACCGTTCGACGCGGGGGAGACGCTGCCGACGCTGATCGTCAACGACTTCGGCGAACTGATGTCGATCCCGCTGACCCAGTCGGCGCTGATTCTCGTTGGGCTGACGTTGCTCGTCGTTGTTTGGATTTTCAACTTCGGGGCGATGCTCATCCGTCGCCGCCTGCAACGGAGGTGGCAGTACTGA
- a CDS encoding PstS family phosphate ABC transporter substrate-binding protein: protein MDRGYSRRRALTALGASSAVALSGCLAGSDSDSGSETTIRISGGVGPLPMVQVWADIYTDDRDVSIDVSGGGTGVGVSDVMNDQVDVAMMGRDPDEAELERGLVATAMLIDTVVGTINVNNPVYDEIREHGLTQDELAAIFSKEITNWGEVVESDVDEPIFVYGRSDSSAAYQEWGEFLGGYTENELEDMADGNFDGDQQVAQAINNDSHGISLNNINYVYDFNTGDLEMNIRPVPLDRSESGTLSDGEDFYDTRDEFLTAVEEERYPSPPARDMYLAANGEFDAEAADFVEWVLTEGQQYVRENGYAPIDDEKLEEQREILAEAS from the coding sequence ATGGATCGGGGTTACTCACGCCGTCGTGCGCTGACCGCGCTCGGAGCTAGCTCTGCGGTCGCGCTCTCGGGGTGTCTTGCCGGGTCGGACTCCGACTCCGGCTCGGAGACGACGATACGCATTTCCGGCGGTGTCGGTCCGCTGCCGATGGTACAGGTCTGGGCCGATATTTACACCGACGACCGCGACGTCAGCATCGACGTTTCGGGTGGCGGAACCGGCGTCGGCGTCTCCGACGTTATGAACGATCAGGTCGACGTCGCGATGATGGGGCGCGATCCCGACGAGGCCGAACTCGAGCGGGGACTGGTCGCCACCGCGATGCTCATCGACACCGTGGTCGGGACGATCAACGTCAACAACCCCGTGTACGACGAAATCCGTGAGCACGGACTCACCCAGGACGAACTCGCAGCGATCTTCAGCAAGGAGATCACGAACTGGGGGGAGGTCGTCGAGAGCGACGTCGACGAGCCGATCTTCGTCTACGGGCGTTCTGACTCCTCGGCGGCCTACCAGGAGTGGGGCGAGTTCCTCGGCGGCTACACCGAGAACGAACTCGAGGACATGGCCGACGGCAACTTCGACGGCGACCAGCAGGTCGCCCAGGCGATCAACAACGACTCCCACGGCATCTCGCTGAACAACATCAACTACGTCTACGACTTCAACACGGGCGATCTCGAGATGAACATCCGCCCCGTTCCACTGGACCGCTCGGAGAGCGGCACCCTCTCGGACGGGGAGGACTTCTACGACACTCGCGACGAGTTCCTCACCGCCGTCGAGGAAGAACGGTACCCCTCTCCGCCGGCCCGGGATATGTACCTGGCCGCAAACGGGGAGTTCGACGCCGAGGCCGCCGACTTCGTCGAGTGGGTCCTCACCGAGGGCCAGCAGTACGTCCGCGAGAACGGCTACGCACCGATCGACGACGAGAAGCTCGAAGAACAACGCGAGATCCTCGCGGAGGCCTCGTAG
- a CDS encoding YeiH family protein → MSATRFLPGLAALGLGAILARAIELTVGFNHLLVAIALGFVLANAVGVPDRLAPGVGTHKLWLGAGIVLMGASLTLETVLEVGGVVLLVVVAVTALTILVVELLARNVFGLADRLGSLLAAGSGICGVSAVVAVAGAIRAREEQIAYAAATVLLFDAVTIVVYPIVGDLLGLSDVVFGVWAGVSMFSTGPVVAVGFAYSEIAGQWATMTKLARNALIGAVVIAYASYYARSGSAGRPSLRTLWNEFPKFVLGFLALVVLASAGVFSSAQQASIENAYNWLFVLAFVGLGTEIRLAELRSTGVTPAVVVLLALLVASTVSLVVLTMLFGT, encoded by the coding sequence ATGTCGGCCACGCGGTTTCTTCCGGGGCTGGCCGCGCTGGGTCTCGGCGCCATCCTCGCGCGGGCGATCGAGCTGACCGTCGGATTCAACCACCTGCTCGTCGCCATCGCGCTCGGGTTCGTGCTGGCAAACGCCGTCGGCGTCCCCGACCGGCTCGCGCCGGGGGTCGGAACCCACAAGCTCTGGCTCGGCGCCGGAATCGTTCTCATGGGCGCGTCGCTGACCCTCGAGACCGTCCTCGAGGTCGGTGGCGTCGTCCTGCTGGTCGTCGTCGCCGTGACGGCGCTGACGATCCTCGTCGTCGAACTGCTCGCGCGCAACGTCTTCGGGCTCGCCGATCGGCTCGGCTCGCTGCTTGCGGCCGGCTCCGGGATCTGTGGTGTCTCTGCGGTCGTCGCGGTCGCCGGCGCGATCCGTGCCCGGGAGGAACAGATCGCCTACGCCGCGGCGACGGTGTTGCTGTTCGATGCGGTCACGATCGTCGTCTACCCGATCGTCGGCGACCTGCTCGGTCTCTCGGATGTCGTCTTCGGCGTCTGGGCCGGCGTCAGCATGTTCTCGACGGGCCCGGTCGTCGCGGTCGGGTTCGCCTACTCCGAGATTGCCGGCCAGTGGGCGACGATGACGAAACTCGCCCGGAACGCCCTGATCGGCGCCGTCGTCATCGCCTACGCGAGCTACTACGCCCGCTCGGGCTCCGCGGGCCGCCCCTCCCTGCGGACCCTCTGGAACGAGTTCCCGAAGTTCGTGCTCGGCTTTCTCGCCCTGGTCGTCCTCGCGAGCGCCGGCGTCTTCTCGTCGGCCCAGCAGGCCTCTATCGAGAACGCCTACAACTGGCTGTTCGTGCTCGCGTTCGTCGGTCTGGGGACGGAGATCCGGCTCGCCGAGCTCCGGAGCACCGGCGTGACCCCGGCGGTGGTCGTCCTGCTGGCGCTACTCGTCGCCAGTACGGTCTCGCTCGTCGTCCTTACGATGTTGTTCGGGACGTAG
- a CDS encoding glucosidase family protein, whose product MGSSLRYYTRELRRRLAHYAEKRRRGYRRAGSLADAADRVLAKRADRGLESGGHFQGVWPRDLCFAARGLAAAGYDAVVADTAATLLAELSDADAFYTDFHPGYNAATPAEGVDTVPALVLALDAVGRLDDHADVVAELAARHRERFVEDGLVTGSGSSWWDSAAAPREAYNTAMWLAALEALERRGLETGDANAATVRERLDTLWNGRYFDERRGDAALACDANVVPLYLGLVDDERARSIVDVLATLETPTGLCMRERPFGYGEVHPFFLLHRDYHYHVWPWNSLMYANGLARYGLAERARREVDRIERVMAPYGTFLEVLTLEGEPYVKRGYASAEEFTVAAALWREFADRPR is encoded by the coding sequence ATGGGTTCTTCCCTCCGATACTATACCCGAGAGCTCCGGCGACGCCTCGCCCACTACGCCGAGAAGCGTCGCCGCGGCTACCGGCGAGCGGGATCGCTCGCGGACGCCGCCGACCGCGTCCTCGCGAAGCGGGCCGACCGGGGCCTCGAGTCGGGCGGGCACTTCCAGGGAGTCTGGCCCCGGGACCTCTGTTTCGCCGCGCGAGGACTGGCGGCGGCGGGGTACGACGCCGTCGTCGCCGACACCGCGGCGACACTGCTCGCGGAGCTCTCGGACGCCGACGCCTTCTACACCGACTTCCATCCCGGCTACAACGCCGCGACGCCGGCCGAGGGCGTCGACACCGTTCCCGCACTCGTGCTCGCGCTGGACGCGGTCGGACGGCTCGACGACCACGCCGACGTCGTCGCCGAGCTGGCCGCGCGCCACCGCGAGCGGTTCGTCGAGGACGGGCTCGTCACCGGCTCGGGGAGTTCCTGGTGGGATTCGGCCGCGGCGCCCCGGGAGGCGTACAACACCGCGATGTGGCTGGCGGCGCTCGAGGCTCTCGAACGCCGCGGTCTGGAGACGGGCGATGCGAACGCGGCGACGGTACGAGAGAGGCTCGATACCCTCTGGAACGGTCGCTACTTCGACGAACGCCGGGGCGACGCGGCGCTCGCTTGCGACGCGAACGTCGTTCCGCTGTACCTCGGGCTCGTCGACGACGAGCGCGCGCGATCGATCGTCGACGTCCTCGCGACCCTCGAGACCCCGACCGGGCTGTGCATGCGCGAGCGACCGTTCGGCTACGGTGAGGTTCACCCCTTCTTCCTGCTCCATCGGGACTACCACTACCACGTCTGGCCCTGGAACAGCCTCATGTACGCAAACGGCCTCGCGCGATACGGGCTCGCGGAGCGGGCCCGCCGCGAGGTCGATCGGATCGAACGCGTCATGGCGCCGTACGGAACCTTCCTCGAGGTGCTCACCCTCGAGGGCGAGCCGTATGTGAAGCGAGGCTACGCGAGCGCCGAGGAGTTCACCGTCGCCGCGGCGCTGTGGCGGGAGTTCGCCGACCGACCGCGCTGA
- the folP gene encoding dihydropteroate synthase → MEYDEAAEFLFGLRRFRPKPGTESTARLLAHLEDPQEGVDFVQIAGSNGKGSTARMVERTLREAGLSVGLYTSPHLEDLRERIRVDGRKIPKSSVSAFVAEIREHVTERAADGESPTFFEVLTAMAIREFDRADVDVAVLEVGIGGRYDATSVVDPVASAVTSVTLEHTGILGDTEAEIARDKAHVAPADEPLVTGASGEALEGVREIADEVVTVGFGNREGAEPDVSVTYEGRVNHTEAAVSIDDGDPIEARIPLLGRHQAANAGIAATLARQVAAVSDEELRRGLRGAHWPGRFEVLETEPLVVLDGAHNPGACEGLAETLAGYEYDELTLVAGVMHDKDVTGIADALPTPDATIATEPSLDRAEDGDVLATVFERAGVPDVRVVPDVRDALEAAIASSDADDCVLVTGSLFAVAEARSRWTGLQIPKRIRDREDARDVLAGAHATEADVAEATDAAVHRVVKTALRDEQATALQTELSRIGGECTLSGLRRSDERINAVLTGTLEQFSRLVDRLAARSDGLAAIGRELSSTLELEDGARDGNGESAPQPDDGSSPPWNDRTAVMGILNVTPDSFHDGGEYDVLEDAVARAEAMVEAGADVIDIGGESTRPGADPVPVEAEIDRVVPVVEALADLDAMLSIDTRKAAVADAALEAGADIINDVSGLEDPEMRFVVADHDATLVVMHSVDAPVVPDREIAYDDVVEDVIDQLRERILLAEKAGLDRENIVVDPGIGFAKSARESFALLDRLGEFRALGCPILFGHSHKSMFAHVGREAGERLEPTVAASALATERGADIVRVHDVDENVAAVRTALAARDPDRFEW, encoded by the coding sequence ATGGAGTATGACGAGGCGGCGGAGTTTCTGTTCGGGTTACGGCGGTTCCGTCCGAAACCGGGGACGGAGTCGACCGCCCGGCTGCTTGCCCACCTCGAGGACCCTCAGGAGGGCGTCGATTTCGTCCAGATCGCGGGGTCGAACGGGAAGGGGAGCACGGCGCGAATGGTCGAGCGAACGCTTCGGGAAGCGGGGCTCTCGGTCGGGCTCTACACCTCCCCCCACCTCGAGGATCTGCGCGAACGCATCCGGGTCGACGGGCGAAAGATCCCGAAGTCGTCGGTGTCAGCCTTCGTCGCGGAGATCCGCGAGCACGTCACCGAGCGGGCCGCCGACGGGGAGTCGCCGACGTTCTTCGAGGTGCTGACCGCGATGGCGATCCGGGAGTTCGACCGCGCCGACGTCGACGTCGCCGTCCTCGAGGTCGGCATCGGCGGGCGCTACGACGCGACCAGCGTCGTCGACCCCGTCGCCAGCGCGGTCACGAGCGTCACCCTGGAGCACACGGGGATCCTCGGCGACACCGAGGCCGAGATCGCCCGCGACAAGGCCCACGTCGCCCCCGCGGACGAACCCCTCGTCACCGGTGCCTCCGGCGAGGCCCTGGAAGGGGTTCGCGAAATCGCCGACGAGGTCGTCACCGTCGGGTTCGGCAATCGGGAGGGAGCGGAGCCCGACGTCAGCGTCACCTACGAGGGACGGGTGAACCACACCGAGGCCGCGGTCTCGATCGACGACGGCGATCCGATCGAGGCACGGATCCCGCTTCTCGGGCGCCACCAGGCGGCGAACGCGGGGATCGCGGCGACGCTCGCCCGACAGGTCGCGGCCGTCTCGGACGAGGAGCTTCGGCGCGGACTGCGGGGCGCCCACTGGCCGGGACGGTTCGAAGTCCTCGAGACCGAACCGCTGGTTGTGCTCGACGGCGCGCACAACCCGGGCGCCTGCGAGGGGTTGGCCGAGACACTGGCGGGCTACGAGTACGACGAGCTCACCCTGGTTGCCGGCGTGATGCACGACAAGGACGTTACGGGGATCGCCGACGCGTTACCGACCCCCGACGCGACGATCGCCACGGAGCCGTCCCTCGACCGCGCCGAGGACGGCGACGTCCTCGCGACGGTGTTCGAGCGAGCCGGCGTCCCCGACGTGCGGGTCGTCCCCGACGTGCGAGACGCCCTCGAGGCGGCGATCGCGAGCAGCGACGCCGACGACTGCGTCCTCGTGACCGGGTCGCTGTTCGCCGTCGCCGAGGCCCGCTCGCGGTGGACCGGCCTGCAGATCCCCAAACGGATCCGGGATCGCGAGGACGCCCGGGACGTCCTCGCGGGAGCCCACGCGACCGAGGCCGACGTCGCCGAGGCGACCGACGCGGCCGTCCACCGGGTCGTCAAGACCGCGCTCCGGGACGAGCAGGCGACGGCGCTGCAAACGGAGCTGTCCCGGATCGGCGGGGAGTGTACCCTCTCGGGGCTTCGTCGCAGCGATGAGCGGATCAACGCCGTCCTGACGGGCACTCTCGAGCAGTTCTCGCGGCTCGTCGATCGCCTCGCGGCTCGCTCGGACGGGCTAGCCGCGATCGGTCGGGAGCTGTCGTCGACCCTCGAACTCGAGGACGGCGCTCGCGACGGGAACGGCGAATCGGCCCCGCAGCCGGATGACGGATCGTCACCGCCCTGGAACGACCGAACCGCCGTCATGGGCATCCTCAACGTCACCCCCGACAGCTTCCACGACGGCGGGGAGTACGACGTCCTCGAGGACGCCGTCGCCCGCGCGGAGGCGATGGTCGAGGCCGGCGCCGACGTGATCGATATCGGCGGCGAGTCGACCCGTCCGGGCGCCGATCCCGTTCCGGTCGAGGCGGAGATCGACCGCGTCGTCCCCGTCGTCGAGGCGCTCGCGGACCTCGACGCGATGCTCTCGATCGACACCCGAAAGGCCGCGGTTGCCGACGCAGCCCTCGAGGCGGGCGCCGACATCATCAACGACGTCTCCGGACTCGAAGACCCCGAGATGCGATTCGTCGTCGCCGACCACGACGCGACCCTGGTGGTAATGCACAGCGTCGACGCGCCCGTCGTCCCCGACCGGGAGATCGCGTACGACGACGTCGTCGAGGACGTGATCGACCAGCTCCGGGAGCGGATCCTGCTGGCGGAGAAGGCAGGTCTCGACCGCGAGAACATCGTGGTCGATCCCGGGATCGGCTTCGCGAAGTCGGCCCGCGAGAGCTTCGCGCTGCTCGACCGGCTCGGGGAGTTCCGGGCGCTTGGCTGTCCGATCCTGTTCGGTCACTCCCACAAGTCGATGTTCGCCCACGTCGGCCGCGAGGCCGGCGAGCGCCTCGAGCCCACCGTCGCGGCGAGCGCGCTCGCGACCGAGCGCGGCGCCGATATCGTTCGGGTCCACGACGTCGACGAGAACGTCGCCGCGGTCCGGACGGCGCTCGCGGCGCGCGATCCCGATCGCTTCGAGTGGTAG
- a CDS encoding DUF5518 domain-containing protein, with the protein MALLRSRREDSGDDPLRFALLVGLATVPFTVALSWQPPPEATTRVGGSVSGLPLLIAGALVGYRYGDSPSRVRRAGVRAGLAASIATVLLYAANAVSTVGAASTTMTAVGIALAPVVVAVGVALTVLVTAGTAVLVGWLRRRADPDRRVTKHEDDRRRGAFESRWWLPVLAYVLLVPTVALAEGVLGPDGAGVVVVVSLLVGTALLSVPALLGVFVDATVPRHESAWFPNVWAYVSLPVCGFALGYVAASLLGSPRPSAPAMAAFVAVLWLTAVGYLANRYRHAGTLS; encoded by the coding sequence ATGGCCCTCCTTCGAAGTCGCCGTGAGGATTCCGGCGACGATCCGCTGCGGTTCGCGCTTCTCGTCGGGCTCGCGACGGTGCCGTTTACGGTCGCGCTCTCCTGGCAGCCCCCGCCGGAGGCGACGACCAGGGTCGGCGGCAGCGTCTCGGGGCTGCCGCTCCTGATCGCCGGCGCGCTCGTCGGCTACCGCTACGGTGACTCCCCGTCCCGGGTTCGCCGCGCCGGCGTTCGGGCCGGTCTCGCTGCCTCGATCGCGACGGTGTTGCTGTACGCCGCTAATGCGGTTTCGACGGTCGGCGCTGCGTCGACGACCATGACGGCGGTCGGGATCGCCCTGGCGCCAGTCGTCGTCGCGGTCGGTGTTGCGCTTACCGTTCTGGTAACCGCGGGGACGGCCGTACTCGTCGGCTGGCTCCGTCGACGGGCCGACCCCGACCGCCGTGTCACAAAGCACGAGGACGACCGACGGCGAGGTGCCTTCGAGTCGCGGTGGTGGCTGCCCGTCCTCGCGTACGTCCTGCTGGTGCCGACGGTCGCGCTCGCGGAAGGCGTCCTCGGTCCCGACGGCGCTGGGGTTGTCGTGGTCGTGTCCCTGCTCGTCGGCACCGCCCTCCTCTCGGTTCCCGCTCTCCTGGGCGTGTTCGTCGACGCGACCGTCCCTCGACACGAGTCGGCGTGGTTCCCGAACGTGTGGGCGTACGTCAGTCTCCCCGTCTGTGGGTTCGCCCTCGGCTACGTCGCCGCGTCCCTCCTGGGATCGCCGCGTCCCTCGGCTCCGGCCATGGCTGCCTTCGTGGCCGTCCTCTGGCTGACGGCAGTCGGCTACCTCGCGAACAGGTATCGCCACGCCGGAACGCTGTCGTGA
- a CDS encoding ABC transporter ATP-binding protein translates to MNGADGPAIETDELTKRYGETTAVAGLTMTVERGTVYGFLGPNGAGKTTTMRMLTTLTRPTSGTARVAGQSIADREAVTPHIGYLPEEPPIYDELTGREQLEYAAGLRDLPEREAVERIESLLERFDLREDADRRIEGYSKGMRQKVGVIQAVLHEPVVAFLDEPTSGLDPRAARTMRETIADLADREMTIVLSTHILPVVDELADEIGVIHDGELVAQGDPETLKSRAETGETRSLEDAFLEVTRETPEAERSTEPRPE, encoded by the coding sequence ATGAACGGTGCCGACGGCCCCGCGATCGAGACCGACGAGCTGACGAAACGGTACGGGGAGACGACGGCCGTCGCCGGGCTAACGATGACCGTCGAGCGCGGCACGGTGTATGGCTTTCTCGGCCCCAACGGGGCGGGGAAGACGACGACGATGCGGATGCTAACGACGCTCACCCGGCCGACGTCGGGCACCGCGAGGGTCGCGGGCCAGTCCATCGCCGACCGCGAGGCCGTCACGCCCCACATCGGCTACCTGCCCGAGGAGCCGCCGATCTACGACGAGCTCACCGGTCGCGAGCAGCTCGAGTACGCTGCCGGCCTTCGGGACCTTCCCGAGCGCGAGGCCGTCGAGCGGATCGAGTCGCTGCTCGAGCGCTTCGATCTCCGCGAGGACGCCGACAGACGCATCGAGGGCTACTCGAAGGGGATGCGCCAGAAGGTCGGGGTCATCCAGGCGGTGCTCCACGAGCCCGTCGTCGCCTTCCTCGATGAGCCGACAAGCGGGCTCGATCCCCGCGCGGCCCGGACGATGCGGGAGACGATCGCCGACCTCGCCGACCGGGAGATGACGATCGTCCTCTCGACGCACATCCTCCCGGTCGTCGACGAACTGGCCGACGAGATCGGCGTGATCCACGACGGCGAACTGGTCGCCCAGGGCGACCCCGAGACGCTCAAATCACGCGCCGAGACCGGTGAAACCCGCAGCCTCGAGGACGCCTTCCTCGAGGTCACCCGGGAGACCCCCGAGGCCGAACGCTCGACCGAGCCCCGACCGGAGTAG